The Polaribacter sp. HaHaR_3_91 genomic sequence GCATAACCTAATGGAGTTCCGTAATCGTAAAAATCGATAATTTCTGGTTCTTTTAATTTTCCATTTAATTTAAAAAGTGATTCATCATTTTCTATGGCATATAAAAACATGTTTACGTAATCGTCTCCCTCTGCTAACGGAGTAGAAGTAATTGCTAATGATGCATAATTAACAGCATTTGTCCATTCTTCCATATATAAATATACTTTGGCTAACAGGCCATGTACAGCATTTTTAGTCGCATAATAACTAGATCTAGCACTTATTTCGTCTCCGTAAATTTCTTCAGATTCTTTTAAATCTTTTAAGATTTGCGTATAAACTTCACTTACAGTATTTCTAGCAACATTATCGTCTGAACTAGGAGTATCAGTCAATACAGGTATTCCTAAATGGCTAGCATCTGCAGTAAAGTTATAAGGTTGTGCATAGACTCTAACCAAATCAAAATGTATCAATGCTCTTAGAAACAAAGCTTCTGCTTTTATAATTCTCAATTCATCTTCGTTTGCAGGATATTTTTCAAGCAGTGAAGGTTGGTATTTTATAATATTATTTACATTTGCTAATGCTTCAAAAGCATAGGTCCATATACTACCAACTGCTGTTATTTCTTCTTCAGGGTTTGATGAATAATTATACTGAGATGTCATAGAGGTTTCTCCTACGGTATTCACCTGTAGCATATCTGAAGCTACGTCTGGGTATAATAAGAATTCTTCTCCGTAATATTCGTAAACAGTAGCATAAGCTCCTGGTACTGCTCCTCTAATTCCATCCATATCAGAAAAGAAAACAGGAGTTGTAGATTTTCCAATGGGATCAATTTCTAAAAAATCACTACAACTATTTAGTAAAACAAAACTGAAAATTACAACAAGTGTTTTTATATATTTCATGTCTTTATTATTTAAAATGTTACGTTTAAGCCTAAAGAAATTTCCGTTTCTAAAGGATAACCACTTATATTATTTTTGTAAGAATTTCTATTAGATTTATCATAAGGTGTCCAAACCAATAAATTATTACCTATTAATGATGCGCTCATAGATTGCAAGCCTAACGACTGAACTACCTTATTATTAAATAGATAACTAAATGATGCATTTTGAATCTTTACATTTGTTTTACTATATAAAAAACGAGTAGAGCTTCTAGTTGAACTTGTAGTAACTCCCCAAAGTGGTATTGTTGCTAAAGCTAGATCTCCTTCAGATTGCCATCTATCTAGTTGGTTTATAGATTGATTATCATCTCCAATATTTAATCCGTCTGAATTTACATCTCTAGCAAAAGAACTAAAACTATAACCTCCAATTGTATAGCCAGTAGTAATACTAAAGTTGAATTTATTTTTATAAGAAAATGTATTTGTCATACTACCAAATAAGTCTGCTTCTTCAGTTTTATTAGCGACTCTATTATCTAAACTGAAATCTTTAGTGATGTTTCCTTCTGTGTCATACCACATTGGGTATCCATCTTGTGGGTCTACGCCAGCCCATTCCATTAGATAGAATGTTTTTGTACTTTTACCAATTTCCAATCGATAATTACCTGAGTTTTTAGGAATATCTTGGTATAGTGCTAATAACTTATTTTGGTTGTGACTAGTAATAATTCTTGTATTCCATTTAAAGTTATTGGTTTGTATATTTTTTGATTCTAAAGTAACTTCTATTCCTTTGTTTTCAATTTCCCCTAAATTTCTAACAAGAGTGGTGGTACCAGTTGTTCTGGAAGCATCAAAATTACTGATTAAGTCTACAGTTTTATTTCGATAAACCTCCGTACTTATATCTAGACGGTTGTTAAACATAGCTACTCTTAGCCCAAGGTTTAGTAAATAAGTAGTTTCCCAACTTAAATCTGGGTTGGCACCCGATGAAATACCTGCCCCTAAATCGCCACCATATTGGTAAGAGTCACTAACAGAATAAATACCATCAGGATCTTGGGATCCAAAGCGAGAATTACCATTGGTTCCGTAACTTGCTTTTATGTTTAAAATATTAATTATATCACTATCAAAAAATGCTTCTTTATGAATGTTCCATGACGCTCCGGCTGATAAAAAGTTGGCACGTTGTACATTCGTACCAAAATTTGAATTCCCATCATTTCTACCATTTAGAATTAAATTATAACGGTCATCATAACTATAACTTAATTGGGCTAAATAAGAAGATTTAG encodes the following:
- a CDS encoding RagB/SusD family nutrient uptake outer membrane protein, yielding MKYIKTLVVIFSFVLLNSCSDFLEIDPIGKSTTPVFFSDMDGIRGAVPGAYATVYEYYGEEFLLYPDVASDMLQVNTVGETSMTSQYNYSSNPEEEITAVGSIWTYAFEALANVNNIIKYQPSLLEKYPANEDELRIIKAEALFLRALIHFDLVRVYAQPYNFTADASHLGIPVLTDTPSSDDNVARNTVSEVYTQILKDLKESEEIYGDEISARSSYYATKNAVHGLLAKVYLYMEEWTNAVNYASLAITSTPLAEGDDYVNMFLYAIENDESLFKLNGKLKEPEIIDFYDYGTPLGYAGDKLIGLLNENPDDLRLQLLNEDTSGTLKYAKIDTDINDRYYNIIVLRTSEMYLIRAEANNNLDNIDLALEDIKTLQARNYQKSVSEITISENSKETLAVLIDKERSKELCFEGNRLYDLTRTKQNMIRDDNSTSTVKEVLYPNSLFVLPIPQKEVDVNSSMIQNEGY